A window of the Brassica napus cultivar Da-Ae chromosome A2, Da-Ae, whole genome shotgun sequence genome harbors these coding sequences:
- the LOC106367763 gene encoding receptor-like protein kinase ANXUR2 → MNEKTRNLCSLICFFYVLLVSPSQSNAKDVALGCGATEPSTDPDKKKWEPDTKFLKTPDTVQATATYQDPSLLSTIPYMTARIFTAPATYEIPVKGDKRHLLRLHFYPSVYTGLNIDDSYFSVAANDVTLLSNFSAAITCQALTQAYLVREYSLAPTLKDVLTITLTPSDKHPKAFAFINGIEVIEMPELFDTAVLVGFADQTSDVKSANLQTMFRVNVGGQDIPGSKDSGGLTRTWYNDAPYIFSAGLGVTLQASDNFRIDYQKMPVSTAPADVYKTARSQGPNGDLNVKSNLTWVFQVDTNFTYIMRLHFCEFQQSKINQKAFNIYINNKTAQADAEAADIIAWSGGKGVPTYKDYAMYVDTTNGGEEVSLQMTPSVFAKPEYLDSQLNGLEIFKMDTMKNLAGPNPKPSDMKANEDAKKEFRGDKRVTAFVIGSAGGVAAVLLCALCFTMYQRKRKFQGSESYTSSWLPLYGNSHTSTISGKSNNGSHLSNLAAGLCRRFSLSEIKHGTQNFDESNVIGVGGFGKVYKGVIDGGTKVAIKKSNPNSEQGLNEFETEIELLSRLRHKHLVSLIGYCDDGGEMCLIYDYMSLGTLREHLYNTKRPQLTWKRRLEIAIGSARGLHYLHTGAKYTIIHRDVKTTNILLDENWVAKVSDFGLSKTGPDMNAGGHVSTVVKGSFGYLDPEYFRRQQLTEKSDVYSFGVVLFEILCARPALNPSLPKEQVSLGDWALNCKRKGNLDDIIDPNLKGKINAECLKKFADTAEKCLSDSGLDRPSMGDVLWNLEFALQVQETADGTRRRTPSHGSASEDLGGGGGGGGMAVNVSAGEHDVSDLSSEENSGIFSQIVNPKGR, encoded by the exons ATGAACGAGAAAACGCGGAATCTATGTTCCCTCATCTGTTTCTTCTACGTTCTTCTCGTTTCCCCTTCTCAATCTAACGCTAAAGACGTTGCGTTGGGCTGCGGAGCGACAGAACCATCTACTGATCCAGACAAGAAAAAATGGGAACCAGACACAAAGTTCTTGAAAACACCAGACACGGTTCAGGCAACAGCTACGTATCAAGATCCTTCGCTTCTCTCAACTATCCCTTACATGACAGCAAGAATCTTTACAGCTCCTGCGACCTACGAGATCCCTGTTAAAGGAGACAAAAGACATTTGCTCCGTTTACATTTCTACCCATCAGTATACACAGGACTCAACATCGACGACTCTTACTTCTCCGTGGCAGCTAACGATGTTACACTTCTAAGCAACTTTAGTGCAGCTATCACATGCCAAGCCCTAACACAAGCCTACCTCGTTAGAGAATATTCTCTCGCACCAACCCTAAAAGATGTCTTGACCATCACGTTAACTCCCTCTGATAAACATCCTAAGGCGTTTGCTTTCATAAACGGTATTGAGGTCATTGAGATGCCTGAGCTGTTTGATACGGCTGTTCTCGTTGGGTTCGCGGACCAGACATCTGATGTTAAGTCCGCGAATCTTCAGACAATGTTTAGGGTTAATGTCGGTGGTCAAGATATACCTGGAAGCAAAGACTCTGGTGGGTTAACAAGAACGTGGTACAACGATGCTCCTTACATATTCAGTGCTGGTCTTGGTGTTACCCTTCAAGCAAGCGACAACTTCAGGATTGATTACCAGAAAATGCCGGTTTCTACCGCTCCAGCTGATGTCTACAAAACAGCTCGTTCACAG GGACCCAATGGAGATCTCAACGTGAAATCAAACCTAACATGGGTGTTTCAAGTTGATACTAACTTCACATACATCATGAGACTCCATTTCTGCGAGTTCCAGCAATCTAAAATCAACCAGAAAGCTTTCAACATATACATCAACAACAAAACCGCACAAGCGGACGCAGAGGCTGCAGATATAATTGCTTGGTCTGGAGGTAAAGGTGTCCCAACGTACAAGGACTACGCAATGTACGTTGATACTACTAACGGAGGTGAAGAGGTTTCACTTCAGATGACTCCTTCCGTATTTGCTAAGCCAGAGTATCTCGACTCGCAGCTCAACGGGCTAGAGATATTCAAGATGGACACAATGAAGAACCTCGCGggtccaaaccctaaaccatcagaCATGAAAGCAAATGAAGATGCTAAAAAAGAGTTTCGAGGTGACAAAAGAGTCACAGCTTTCGTCATCGGCTCAGCTGGTGGAGTAGCAGCGGTTTTGCTATGTGCATTGTGTTTCACAATGTATCAAAGGAAACGTAAGTTCCAAGGAAGTGAATCTTACACGTCAAGCTGGCTTCCTTTATATGGAAACTCCCATACTTCTACTATATCCGGTAAGAGCAACAACGGAAGCCACTTATCTAACCTAGCAGCTGGTCTATGTCGAAGATTCTCGTTGTCGGAAATAAAACACGGAACTCAAAACTTCGATGAGTCAAACGTCATCGGAGTTGGAGGGTTCGGTAAGGTTTACAAGGGTGTTATAGACGGAGGCACAAAAGTTGCCATCAAGAAATCAAACCCTAACTCAGAACAAGGTCTCAACGAGTTCGAGACAGAGATAGAACTCTTATCAAGATTAAGACACAAACATTTAGTCTCCTTGATCGGTTACTGCGACGACGGTGGAGAGATGTGTCTCATATACGACTACATGTCCCTCGGAACGCTTAGGGAGCATCTTTACAACACGAAGAGACCTCAGTTAACTTGGAAGCGACGTTTAGAGATAGCCATTGGATCTGCGAGAGGGTTGCATTACCTTCACACGGGTGCAAAGTACACGATCATTCACCGTGACGTGAAGACAACAAACATCTTGTTAGATGAGAACTGGGTCGCGAAGGTTTCTGACTTCGGTTTGTCCAAAACCGGACCGGACATGAACGCGGGAGGTCATGTTTCGACCGTGGTCAAAGGAAGTTTCGGGTATTTGGATCCGGAGTACTTTAGGAGACAGCAACTAACTGAGAAGTCAGATGTGTACTCTTTTGGAGTTGTGTTGTTTGAGATCTTATGCGCTAGGCCGGCTTTGAACCCTAGCTTGCCTAAGGAGCAAGTGAGTCTTGGAGACTGGGCGCTGAACTGTAAACGTAAAGGGAATCTTGATGATATCATTGATCCTAACTTGAAAGGTAAGATCAATGCGGAGTGTTTGAAGAAGTTCGCTGACACGGCGGAGAAGTGTCTTTCCGACAGTGGGTTAGACCGACCGTCCATGGGAGATGTGTTGTGGAATCTTGAGTTTGCGCTTCAGGTGCAAGAAACTGCTGATGGCACACGTCGTCGAACGCCTAGTCATGGCAGCGCTTCGGAGGATCTAGgcggaggaggtggtggtggaggtaTGGCGGTCAACGTTAGCGCCGGTGAACATGACGTCAGTGACTTGTCCTCGGAAGAAAATAGTGGGATATTTTCTCAAATTGTAAATCCTAAAGGGCGATAA
- the LOC106367761 gene encoding pre-mRNA-splicing factor SYF1-like yields the protein MAISQDLYPSQEDLVYEEEILRNPFSLKLWWRYLISKSDSPFKKRFVIYERALKALPGSYKLWHAYLRERLEIVRNLPVTHPHYDSLNNTFERGLVTMHKMPRIWVMYLQTLTSQRLVTRTRRTFDRALCALPVTQHERIWEPYLVFVGQEGVPIETSLRVYRRYLMYDPSHIEEFIEFLLKSARWQEAAERLAFVLNDDQFYSIKGKTKHKLWMELCELLVRHANEISGLNVDAIIRGGIRKFTDEVGMLWTSLADYYIRKNLLEKARDVYEEGMMKVVTVRDFSVIFDVYSRFEESTVAKKMEMMSSSDEEEDEDVEEEEEEDVRLNFSLSVKELQRKILNGFWLNDDNDVDLRLARLEELMNRRPALANSVLLRQNPHNVEQWHRRVKIFEGDAAKQILTYTEAVRTVDPMKALGKPHTLWVAFAKLYEDHKDLVNTRVILDKAVQVNYKTVDHLASVWCEWAEMELRHKNFKGALELMRRATAVPTVEVKRRVAADGNEPVQMKLHRSLRLWSFYVDLEESLGTLESTRAVYEKILDLRIATPQIILNYAYLLEENKYFEDAFKVYERGVKIFKYPHVKDIWVTYLTKFVKRYGKAKLERARELFEHAVSMAPSDSVRTLYLQYAKLEEDYGLAKRAMKVYEEATKKVPEGQRLEMYEIYISRAAEIFGVPRTREIYEQAIESGLPHKDVKIMCIKFAELERSLGEIDRSRAVYKYASQYADPRSDPEFWNKWHEFEVLHGNEDTYREMLRIKRSVSASYSQTHFILPENMMQKDKIDVEEAKDELKKAGLPDDEMAALERQLMAAPMSTTVTSKDGGRRVGFVSAGVISQSGENAGKPVTGNGEDIELPDEDESDGDDNVEIAQKEVPAAVFGGLARKREEDGKEAEEDGAGKTLGALERIKRQKLAQ from the exons ATGGCTATCTCCCAAGATCTCTACCCTTCCCAAGAAGACCTCGTCTACGAGGAAGAGATCCTCCGAAACCCCTTCAGCCTCAAGCTCTGGTGGCGCTACCTCATCTCCAAATCCGACTCCCCCTTCAAGAAACGCTTCGTCATCTACGAGAGAGCCCTCAAGGCCCTCCCCGGAAGCTACAAGCTCTGGCACGCTTACCTCCGCGAGAGGCTCGAGATCGTTCGTAACCTCCCCGTCACTCACCCTCACTACGACTCCCTCAACAACACCTTCGAGAGAGGCCTCGTGACTATGCACAAGATGCCTAGGATCTGGGTTATGTACCTCCAGACGCTTACCTCCCAGAGGCTTGTCACTAGGACGAGGAGGACGTTTGATCGTGCGCTCTGTGCGTTGCCTGTGACTCAGCACGAGAGGATCTGGGAGCCGTATCTTGTCTTTGTGGGGCAGGAGGGTGTCCCCATTGAGACCTCGCTTAGAGTTTATCGTAGGTACTTGATGTATGATCCTTCTCATATTGAGGAGTTTATTGAGTTTCTGTTGAAGTCTGCTCGTTGGCAAGAGGCTGCGGAGAGGTTGGCTTTTGTTTTGAATGATGATCAGTTTTACTCTATTAAAGGGAAGACTAAGCATAAGCTGTGGATGGAGCTTTGCGAGCTTCTTGTGCGTCATGCTAATGAGATCTCGGGTTTGAATGTGGATGCTATTATAAGAGGAGGGATTAGGAAGTTTACTGACGAGGTTGGGATGCTGTGGACGTCTCTTGCGGATTATTACATTAGGAAGAACTTGCTTGAGAAGGCTAGGGATGTTTATGAGGAGGGGATGATGAAGGTTGTGACTGTGAGGGACTTTAGTGTTATATTCGATGTGTATTCGAGGTTTGAGGAGAGTACGGTTGCtaagaagatggagatgatgagttcgagtgatgaggaagaagatgaggatgtggaggaggaggaagaggaggatgtGCGGCTTAACTTTTCTTTATCCGTGAAGGAGCTGCAGAGGAAGATTCTGAATGGGTTTTGGCTGAACGATGATAACGATGTTGATCTGAGGTTGGCTCGCTTGGAGGAGCTGATGAACAGAAGACCTGCGTTAGCTAATAGTGTCCTCCTTAGGCAGAACCCACACAACGTTGAGCAGTGGCATCGGAGGGTTAAAATCTTCGAGGGAGACGCAGCGAAGCAGATTCTCACTTACACAGAAGCAGTGAGGACTGTGGATCCTATGAAGGCCCTTGGGAAGCCTCACACCTTGTGGGTTGCGTTTGCTAAATTGTATGAAGACCACAAAGACTTGGTCAACACTAGAGTGATTCTTGACAAGGCGGTTCAAGTGAACTACAAGACAGTAGACCATCTCGCCAGCGTCTGGTGCGAATGGGCTGAAATGGAGCTGAGGCACAAGAATTTCAAAGGAGCGTTGGAGCTGATGAGGCGCGCTACGGCTGTGCCAACGGTAGAAGTCAAAAGGAGAGTGGCTGCTGATGGGAACGAGCCGGTTCAGATGAAGCTGCACAGGTCCTTGAGGCTTTGGTCCTTTTACGTTGATTTGGAGGAGAGTCTTGGAACGCTGGAGTCGACGAGAGCTGTCTATGAGAAGATATTGGATTTGAGGATAGCTACGCCGCAGATCATTCTGAACTATGCTTACCTTCTCGAGGAGAATAAGTACTTTGAAGATGCTTTCAAGGTGTATGAGAGAGGTGTGAAGATATTCAAGTATCCTCATGTGAAAGACATATGGGTTACTTATCTTACAAAGTTCGTCAAGAGATATGGGAAGGCAAAGCTGGAGCGGGCCAGAGAGTTGTTTGAGCATGCTGTTTCAATG GCTCCATCAGATTCTGTAAGGACCTTATACCTTCAGTACGCCAAGCTAGAAGAGGATTACGGTCTAGCCAAGCGAGCCATGAAAGTGTACGAAGAAGCCACCAAGAAGGTTCCAGAAGGCCAGAGGCTGGAGATGTACGAGATATACATTTCCCGTGCAGCGGAGATCTTCGGTGTCCCAAGAACGAGAGAGATATATGAGCAAGCGATAGAGTCTGGTCTTCCACACAAGGATGTGAAGATCATGTGCATAAAGTTCGCAGAGCTGGAGAGAAGCTTGGGAGAGATTGATCGGTCTCGTGCTGTCTACAAGTATGCCTCTCAGTATGCTGATCCAAGATCCGACCCGGAGTTCTGGAACAAGTGGCACGAGTTTGAGGTGTTACATGGGAATGAAGACACGTATAGAGAGATGCTTAGGATCAAGAGAAGCGTCTCCGCAAGTTACAGTCAG actCATTTCATTCTGCCGGAGAACATGATGCAAAAGGACAAGATAGACGTGGAGGAGGCTAAAGACGAGCTGAAGAAAGCGGGTTTGCCAGATGATGAAATGGCGGCTCTGGAGAGGCAGCTTATGGCGGCTCCAATGTCTACCACGGTTACATCTAAGGATGGTGGGAGGAGAGTCGGGTTTGTGAGCGCAGGAGTCATCTCGCAGTCTGGTGAGAATGCTGGGAAGCCTGTGACAGGGAATGGAGAAGATATTGAGCTTCCGGATGAAGATGAGTCCGATGGAGATGACAATGTAGAGATCGCTCAGAAAGAGGTCCCTGCTGCTGTGTTTGGAGGACTTGCTagaaagagagaggaagatGGGAAAGAAGCTGAGGAAGACGGTGCAGGGAAGACTCTGGGTGCGTTGGAGAGGATAAAGAGACAGAAGCTAGCTCAGTGA
- the LOC106367765 gene encoding probable WRKY transcription factor 74, with the protein MEEAEAANKAAVESCHGVLNLLSQLTNDPKSIMFETREAVSKFRRVTSLLSSGSGQRKIKKLNNNYYKLRSLQLPQHLFLESPVSSNNAITGCIPILAPKPLQIVPPSAPSYSEQRQGHPPPMMLNQKMCVDKSFLELKPPSSRQSPYQFIPNHQQGVYSRSNSGLNLKFDGPGGGSCYSPSVSNGSRSFVSSLSMDTSVADYSRNSFHLIGLPQGSDHISQHSRRTSCSGSLKCGGRSKCHCSKKRKLRVRRSIKVPAISNKIADIPPDEYSWRKYGQKPIKGSPHPRGYYKCSSLRGCPARKHVERCVDETSMLIVTYEGEHNHSRVLSSQSAQT; encoded by the exons ATGGAGGAAGCTGAAGCTGCAAACAAAGCAGCAGTGGAGAGCTGTCATGGAGTCTTGAATCTCTTGTCACAACTAACCAATGATCCTAAGTCCATAATGTTTGAAACAAGAGAAGCAGTTTCCAAGTTCAGGAGAGTTACCTCTCTCTTGTCTAGTGGGTCAGGTCAAAGGAAGATTAAGAAACTCAACAACAACTACTACAAGCTTAGGTCTCTTCAGTTGCCCCAACACCTCTTTTTGGAAAGTCCTGTTTCTAGTAATAATGCTATAACTGGTTGCATTCCAATTCTAGCACCAAAGCCTCTTCAGATTGTACCACCTTCTGCTCCTAGTTATAGTGAACAGCGACAGGGTCATCCTCCACCTATGATGCTTAACCAGAAAATGTGTGTTGACAAGTCCTTTCTGGAGCTAAAGCCACCGTCTTCTCGTCAAAGTCCCTATCAGTTTATCCCTAACCACCAGCAAGGAGTGTACTCTAGGAGCAATAGTGGTTTAAATCTGAAGTTTGATGGGCCTGGTGGTGGTAGTTGTTATTCCCCAAGTGTCTCAAACGGATCAAGATCGTTTGTTTCATCTCTTAGTATGGATACTAGTGTGGCGGATTACAGCAGAAACTCGTTTCATTTGATAGGATTACCTCAGGGATCTGATCATATCTCCCAGCATTCAAGGAGGACAAGCTGCTCTGGTAGTTTGAAATGTGGTGGTAGAAGCAAGTGTCATTGTTCTAAGAAAAG GAAGTTGAGAGTGAGACGATCGATTAAAGTACCTGCAATTAGCAACAAGATTGCTGATATACCACCAGATGAGTATTCATGGAGGAAGTACGGACAAAAGCCAATTAAGGGTTCTCCTCATCCTAG GGGGTACTATAAATGCAGCAGCCTGCGAGGTTGTCCAGCAAGGAAGCATGTTGAAAGATGTGTAGATGAAACTTCAATGCTAATTGTGACTTATGAAGGTGAGCATAACCATTCGAGAGTACTCTCTTCCCAATCAGCTCAAACTTGA